Within the Saccharomyces mikatae IFO 1815 strain IFO1815 genome assembly, chromosome: 11 genome, the region TACGCCATTTATCTAGCTCATTACCTAGAAAATAATACATTTTCTGGTGGAGGTAAACTGGACTATGCAACTATAGGTGGGCTGGCATTCAGTTGTGggcttttttttgctcCGGTTATAACATGGCTTTATCATATATTTACAATTCGATTCATTATAGGATTGGGAATATTATTTCAAGGGGCAGCGCTTCTGCTAGCTGCTTTTTCGGTGACGCTCTGGGAGATTTATCTTACACAGGGTGTTTTGATCGCATTTGGTCTagcttttatttttataccCAGTGTCACACTTATTCCACTATGgtttagaaagaaaagatctttAGCATCAGGTATAGGAACTGCTGGAAGTGGGTTGGGTGGTATTGTCTTTAACTTAGGAATGCAAAGTATTTTAGAAAAGAGAGGTGTTAAATGGGCACTTATAGCACAATGCATAATATGCACATCACTTAGCACTATCGCGCTTATGCTGACTAGAACAAGATCGCAGGGCTCAGTCCAGCACAAAATACAAAAGTTCGACTTGCTAGATTGGGATGTGCTCTCAAACTTTGGGGTTTGGTTGCTTTTTGGATTTGTATCGTTTGCTATGTTAGGCTATGTTGTCCTTTTATATTCGTTATCAGACTTTACTGTTAGTCTAGGATATACCAGCAGGCAAGGTTCATACGTATCATGTATGGTGAGCGTAGGCTCTTTGATAGGAAGGCCAATTGTTGGCCATATTGCTGATAAGTATGGCCCATTGACTGTTAGTGTGATATTACACTTTTTAATGGCTATTCTTTGTTGGGCTATGTGGTTGCCTTGTAGGAATTTGGCTACTGCAATAGCTTTTGGATTATTAGTCGGTTCTATTATGGGAACCATTTGGCCAACAATCGCTTCAATTGTTGCACGCATTGTTGGTCTTGAAAAACTCGCTGCTGCTTTTGGTATGACCTGGATTTTTATTGCAGCTTTTGCTTTAGTTGCACCAATAATTGGTCTAGAGCTTCGTGTGGTCAATACAAATGGAAACGATTATTATCGTACAGCAATCTTTGTTGGCTTTGCGTACTTCGGTGCGAGTTTATGCCAATGGCTATTGAGAGGATTTATAATAGCTCGAGATGAGATTGCTGTACGTGGCGGTTATTTAGCTGATCAGAACGAATTACATTTAAACGTTAAAATATCACATATGGGTATATGTCTTTTTCGTTACAAGCAATTGCCCAGGAGGGTCTAGGGATTTTATTCCTCAATCTGGTTCTTAAGAAGGATATACCCGCATTACTACATTTTTCATATCTACTCTTATCTAACAACAATGTTTTACCATATTCACCGATGAAACAATTTGTCCTCCAAGTTAAATTTTACCAATCTTCAGTCGATTAAAAGCTAGACACAACTTATCCAGTAAGAACATAATGGAgaggaaaatttttttatgttcaaTTATAACTTAGTTTATTTTAGATTTGAGAATATATGTGTGTATACAATTTCTATCTAAGAGTTGCCGTGTAATATATTATGAATAAAATACTTCCCGCCTTCCTTGATTCTTTTCTCCCTAAAAAGATTAATTGATAGATAGTTACACCACTTATATATAGTATTTCACAATGAAAGGCGTTTCCATTATATTGGCTACTCTCTCTGCAAAGATAAGCTTCTAATAGTTTGCATTTTTGCAATTACAACTTGTCACTATTCCGAATATTTCGTTTTATGCGCCCCTCGCCCGCCTTGGCAGGATTGAAAGTTAGCTATTTAACCCAGCTGCCAGAAGTTGCAACTCCAAATGACAGGTACCTCAACTGCCATCTCATCGCCAAAATGAAAGATACTGATATTGAAGACGTGAAGAGCATGGGGTTATTATCTCCCAAACATCTCGAATCCCAGGAGACTGTCCTACCTCAAGAtatttttagaaataaaTTCACCTGGTACTCGTATGAGATCTATAAGTCCTTAGCATTTCGTATCTGGCTGCTATTATGGTTGCCAATTAGTGTTTGGTGGAAAATGTCCAAAAATTGGGCTTATCCGTTTGTAGCTTcgatttttctgtttctagGGTTAGCGTTTTTACCCTGTAGTCATTTGCTGTTTCGTAAACGTGCCTTATCAAAACAACTTACcgaattttccaaaataatTACCAGAAATGCACCAGGTACGAACGCTGATGATTGGAAAAATGTTGCAGCAAGTTTGAATTCATACTTGTATGAGAGCAAAGCTTGGAATACCAGgcacttcttttttgatgcCTGGGACTGTCAAGAAGCATTCAGAAGAAACATTCTTGAACCGttctttttgcaaaaagatgaagctGCAAGGATTAAGTCATTCAAGGAATCCGTTCCTTATATCGAAGAGGCCCTGCAGACTTATTTTGCGGAAGTTGACAAACGGTGGAAGTTGTTTAATAGTGAGAAATCATGGAGCCCCGCTGACCTGGAAAACGCTCAGCTTCCCAAGGAAACTCATCGGTTTAAGCTTACTTGGTTTTTAAAGAGGATTTTcagtattttttcattgaaacCATTCCTTAATATTTTAGTCTACATATATGTGTCACGGGAAATGAACCTTCTATTACACACCTTGTATCTTCGGTTGATATTTATCATGATGGTAGAAGGTTTCCAAAATCTAAGGATTTCGCTGATGGGCATGGAACACAAAATGCAATTTTTGTCAACTATTATGAATGAGCAGAAGACTGGTGCTAATGGATGGGACGAAattgcaaagaaaatgaatagGTACttgtttgaaaagaaagtctGGAAGAACGAAgagtttttcttcgatGGAACTGATTGTGAACGGTTTTTTAGCGGCAGGTTCTACCgccttttattttcaaagaaatctATGTCGCTTGTACCATTGAACGTTGAACTATGGCCATACATCAAAGAAGCGCAATTGGCCCGCAATGAGCAGCCCCTCGTGTAGGAACAAACATgccttttttcaatttatagATTGTGTAGTTTATCAGATGTGAATAACCAAAACGAGGTTGCTTTTACTATTAtaactatttctttttccctATTCGCCTCTGGTTAACAAAAACCAGAGCGCTACCATCCGACTATATGCGGAATGCttgtcttttcttctttaagTGATGCCATATCAATGTATACGCTCAAAGGCGGTTTGCCACTGTTATCAAGAAATTATATCTGCACAACTTGACCCCGTCCACAAAATCAATATATTGGCAGGGATGGTGTAATAGTTTGATCCCCCAAATCATGAAACAAATATTGAGTATCAATTAGCACTGGTCATATCCATTCTTTTTGAACATAATTATGTCAATTCTTTTCCCGTCTACTGCTAATCAAGGAAACGTGTTAAATGTTATATCAATACTTGTGTTGAGTGCTTGAGGCAAAGTTAATCTAAAACACGagttgatttttttgggtTGTTCTTTGAACCTCAATTGTTGAACAACTTGGCATTGACTTTTGTGGGTGctgataatatttttatacaGATGATGATTATCGAAAAAAGGGAAACATTGAATTTTAGGAGTTTTCCTatgtgttggaataagtgattactactatacacctattcgtataaattggattaagttattgcaactatacgtcttcgtataaattgaagtagaaaaattctaataatagaatttactgcagtaatgagataaagatctattaattgatcagaacttattatataagaagatgagttatcatcaaattcttatcattaacactctgatttatgtctgaaccttttggtttaatataactaatcagcgtgtgttttatatacctctcttatatagattaagaaggaacgactattcttaattattacaacttactaaactactaattatcaacatggCGACCCCAGTGAGggatgaaacaagaaatgttACTGACGACAACATTTCTACGCAGGTTCAATCAAGAGtcaatattcaagatactactaaaaaaattaaaaattttattatcgATACTTCTATTGATGACAAACAGAGGAAGCAAGCCTTAATTGATTTAGAAACgtatgaaatatttttaaacaaattaaccgttaaaaagaataagattACAAATGAGGTTAAACAGGATGAcgatatttcaaatctcGATCAGTTAATGGAAatcgatgaaaaaattgaaaaaactagtaatgtaattcttggattaaaaagaaagttagAATCGATTGATTTCGATAAAGATGTTAAAAGGTTacatgaaagaaatgattcaaCTGGGacatattatttattcgaTACTCTGACCTCAAGAAATAGGAGATTTTACCCTAAGGATTGGGTATTTAAGCATAAGATGACTAAAATCGAAAATATtcctgttttcttgaacagctttcaacaattcattgagaagtacgaatttgatgacatttttgatcaacaaattaaaaacatcGATTCTcgtgaaaatgaaatcttATGTAAGGTTATCAAAGAAGGTTTAAATGAAAGTCCTGATATAATGAACATTAACACAAGTGATATCTTTAGAATCATCCgtgacttgaagaaaaaatacataagcCTTTATGGTAGAGAAATAAGACAAAAGgcttggaaaaaagtgttGGTGGATACAACTTGTAAGAATACTGATTTGTTAATGAatgaacttcaaaagttagtattaatggaaaaatggatcctttcaaaatgttgtcaaaattgttcaaatcttACATACATTTTAGAAGAGGCAATCCTTGGAACCTTACatgaatctttgaaaaatccgGTTAAACAACgtttacatatatactcaattggtaaaaatgagagaattgaagaaattttaatcaATATTGTAATTGAAACAGTAATGGACTTGAGTTCAAATGACTCTTACtattcagaaagaaattgtaagTACTGTAAATCGGAATTCCACAGCTCAGTTAACtgtagaaagaaattaaacagAGAACTTAGGCATTCAACGCCCAGCTACTCAAAAGGTTATTATTCACAAGGTTCAacccaaaaagaatatattaaaACAGGCACGAAACCAGtcagaacttttgaaaaaacagaagaagaagaacaaaaagggttcaaacaaaaatctaGTCATTATTGATACTGGTTCAGGTGTCAATATCAcgaacaataaaaatatattgtttgattatgaagacaacaaagaaaaggtaaagTTCTTTGGTATTGGGAAAAACAATGCAGTTTCCGTTAAAGGATCAGGATacattaaaattaaatgtAACACAAATGATGATTACTTATTAACTCATTATGttcctgaagaagaaactacTATTATAAGTGGTTATGAGTTAGCTAGAGAAACCGATCTGGTGTTAAGCAAGAACTATTCTACCTTGGAAAACAAGGATATGAACATAAAAACTCATgttaaaaatggaattattCACGTAAAAATGGATGACTTAATTGATCACTCAGCATATGATTCCAAAATCAATGCAATACAACCAACTTCTTCTAACAAAATTAGACTGAAGCCCAAAATTATAAACTTAAAAGATGCTCATAAAAGAATGGGACATACAGGAgttcaacaaattgaaaactcaATTAAACATAGTcattatgaagaaaatcttgacttaataaaagaaccaaatgaattttggtgtgaaacttgtaaagtttcaaaagccACGAGAAGGAACCATTATAAAGGATCTATGAACGAACACAGTATCGATCATGAACCAGGTTCATCGTGGTGCATGGATATCTTTGGTCCAGTATCAAATTCGAACTCGGATACGAAAAGATACATGCTTATTATGGTTGATAACAATACAAGATATTGTATCACCTCCACAcattttaacaaaaatgcTGAAACTATTTTGGCtcagatcaagaaaaatattcagtatGTGGAAACTCAATTTGACAGAAAGGTCAGAGAAATCAATTCAGATCAAGGAACTGAATTTACAAATGATCAGatagcaaaatattttgtttcaaaaggaattcatcatattttttctgctaCACAAGATCATGCTGCCAATGGAAGAGCAGAGAGATACATCAGAACTATCGTTACTGATGCAACAACATTGTTAAAACATAGTAAATTACGTATTAAATTTTGGGAATACGCAGTGACATCTGCTACCAATGTACGCAATTgtttagaaaacaaagccACAGGTCAACTGCCACTACAGGCAATCTCTAGTCAACCTGTGAAAGTGAGATTCATGTCCTTTTTACCCTTCGGAGAACAAGGAATAATTTGGAATCATAATCACAATAAACTAAAACCATCAGGACTTCGTGCTATAATATTATGCAAAGATCCTAATAGTCACggatacaaattttttgtaccatctattaaaaaaattctcactTCAGATAATTACACAATTCCAGACTATGCAGTGGATCCAATATTAAGGAACACACAGAACATATACCCAGATGATCAAAGTAGATCAGATTCCATCAATGAAGCAGAAAACTCAGATGCTGTTTCCAGGTTATATGATGCATTGGAAAATTACGAAGATGACCATAAACAAGTTACACTACTTACAGACTTGTTCACCACAGAAGAATTAGCTCAGATTGAATTAAATGCTAAGTACCCATCTCCTAGTGATAATCTAGAAGGTAATTTAGACTACGTCTTTGCTAacatagaagaagaggaagaagacaaatACAATCATGTGAAAAACATGGATATAGATTCAGATCTtcactcaaaagaaaagatcactACTGAAAGCGATCGAAAcgaaattaataaatcaagtAATACTGATGAGGATATTCTCGAtgaaaatgtttatagagTCCCCACGGCACTACAAGAGAACCTTGTTGGAAGCCAGAACAGCATAAACatcaacaatgatgataatattgctAGTAGAACGCATAGGAAGATCAGtggaaaggaaataaattaCAAGGAATCATCAGAAGATGAGAGCGATTATATTTCACATGATCCTACTAATGAATCAGTTACAGTTGCAAGTAATAAGGACAATGTAAcagatgataatatcttACAATCACAACAAGAATTATTCGAAAACATTGTTGATCCAGAAGTATTACTTGAACAAGatttagattcaaaaacctCAAGTTATGACACCTCTCAATACGTAGATGTTCAAACTGAATCAAATGTTACATCATTAAAGGACAATGATGTTCAAAATGATGACTATTCTACTCACGAAGAAAGTCATCACCTGCCCCTGGTTATAAATGTTATGGACAATACTGACCAAACATATGTTGAATCAAACAAggtagaaaacaaaaataactctGATACAAGTATCTCATCGGAAggtaataatgaagagtTAGTACAAGTGATGGAAAATAGCGAAGCGGAAAAATCGAATGCTACactaaaatcatcaataataacagatgaaacaattgaGTCAGAAAAACCAGCAATAAACAAAGCTGGATTCCTGAATAAAAcgtttaattctttgaataagaaaagaaagcggCCTGTTGAAAACAGGACCTCGTTTCATGACATGGTTGAAAGAGACAATAAGCGtcagagaaagaatataattaaATTACTTCCGGATAACACAGAAACAAGTTCTGCACCGAGAATTAAAACCATATACTACAATGAAGCTATTTCAGGAAATGCTgatctcaaagaaaaacatgcTTATAAAGAGGCATACAGGAAAGAATTACAGAATCTCAAGGATATGAAAGTATTTGACATCAACGTCAAATACAACAGATCTGATGTTCCCAGTAATTTAATAATTCCgacaaatacaatattctcaaagaagagaaatggTATCTATAAAGCAAGAATTGTTTGTAGAGGTGATATCCAGACACCAGACACGTATAACGTTATTGGAACAGAATCCCTAAACCATAACcacattaaaatatttctgatGATTGCAAACAATAGGAATATGTTCATGAAAACACTAGATATTAACCATGCGTTCTTATATGCTAAACtggaagaagacatttACATTCCACACCCTCATGACAGAAGATGCGTTGTTAAACTAGATAAAGCACTATATGGTCTCAAACAGAGTCCTAAAGAATGGAACGACCATCTTAGACGATATCTAAATAGTGTTGGATTAAAAGATAATACTTATACTCCAGGACTATACCAATCCAAGGATAAAAAACTCATGATCGCAGTTTATGTTGATGACTGTGTGATTGCAGCAAGTGATGAACAAAGACTAGATGATTTCAtaaacaatttaaaaaaaacctttgaattgaaaattacTGGTACCTTAATAGATGGTATTTTGGATACAGATATTCTAGGAATGGATTTGATctataacaaaaaacttggtACGGTTGATTTGACGTTAATATcatttatagaaaaaatgggtgagaaatataaaaaggaattggatAAGGTTAGAAAAAGGTCAATTCCACACATATCAATATACAAGATTGATCCTAAAAACggagaattaaaaatgaccgaaaaggaatacaaagaCGGCGTGTTGAAATTACAGCAACTATTAGGTGAACTTAACTATGTTAGGTATAAATGTAGATATGATGTTGAATTTGCGGTTAAAAAGGTGGCTAGATTAGTAAACTTTCCTCATAAACAGGTGTTCTACATGatttataaaatcataCAATACTTGGTACAACATACGAATATAGGCATACACTATGATAGAGATCTTAacaaagataagaaaatcaCTACTATCACAGATGCATCAGTTGGAACAGAATACGATGCACAATCAAGAATTGGTGTTATAATTTggtatggaaaaaatatcttcaatgttTATTCTAATAAAAGCTCAAACAAGTGCGTATCCTCAACTGAAGCAGAACTTCATGCTATCTATGAAGGCTATGCAGACTCAGAAACACTGAAGGCAACCTTAACAGAACTCGGAGAAGGTGGAGATAAGGAACTTACAATGCTTACTGATTCAAAACCAGCTATCGAAGGTTTAAATCGGAGCTATCTACAACCCAAACAGAAGTTCACATGgataaaaacagaaataattaaagagaaaataaaagagaagattataaaactaataaaaataaaaggtaaagataatataGCAGATTTACTTACCAAACCAGTCTCAATATCtgattttgatagatttattAAAGTATTGAACAATCAGATAACACCACAGGATATTTTGGCCTCAACGGactattgataattaaAATTACTTAAGAACCAAACACATAGCAGATATCTGTTGGagtacaataatatatctttaAGGGGgcatgttggaataagtgattactactatacacctattcgtataaattggattaagttattgcaactatacgtcttcgtataaattgaagtagaaaaattctaataatagaatttactgcagtaatgagataaagatctattaattgatcagaacttattatataagaagatgagttatcatcaaattcttatcattaacactctgatttatgtctgaaccttttggtttaatataactaatcagcgtgtgttttatatacctctcttatatagattaagaaggaacgactattcttaattattacaacttactaaactactaattatcaacactaTGGTTTTTGGTCTTAATTATATAATGATTCACTTAATTAAATAGAGGTCACTCCTTTCTTATTAAACTTAGTGATGCCAGAAGCCATATTATTAGAGTTGACATAAGCAGCATTTATTCCCTCCCACATAGCATCATTCTGCCAAAAAATTACATCACATATAGAGGTGTCAGTTCAGTAAAATATAATACCCGTAGAAAAATACTATGGTCTTAGACATACTTTTTACAGAAATGAATTATGTAGGAGTACACGCTAAATAATTGAGCCACCTTCCTTCTCGGCGATTAAGGCAGCATATTTCTTCATGTCTACATTACCTCTGCTTAGTCTTATTCCTATTTTCTCCCCAACGagctctttcttcttcaagacGGCACCTGCATGTCCTAAACAAGCTGTTGGTCCAACAACTAACTTCATGCGTTCCGCGAGGAAATGCATGCATTCTATTAGCTTTCCATCGGTTACAGTCAAAATATCATCGACATTTTCACGAATAATAGCAAATGTGTATTCTCCTAAATGTTGTGTTTGTGCCTCACCTGCGATAGTATTTGGGGTATCGATGTGAACAACGGAGCCGGATCTGAAGGATTGTTGTCCGTCATTACCAGCTTCAGGTTCCACTCCGAATATTTTGCAGTCTGGAGAGAGGCTTCTAGAGGCAAGTGTAGATCCAGAAAGGAGGCCCCCACCGCCTAATAGAACGAATAACGCATCAAGTTGTCCAACTTCCTCTAACAATTTCTTTGCTGATGCGCTTTGTCCTGCTATAACATCAGGATGATCATAGGGAGGGATTAGAGCAAAACCATGTTTGGCTGCTAATTGACGCCCAATCTTGTCTCGATCTTCAGTATATCTGTTATACTTTGTAATATGAGCTCCGTAACCAGTTGTAGCAGCAACTTTAAGTGTGGATGCATCCTCGGGCATAACAATTGTTGCAGGTACATTTAACAATTTTGCACTTAAAGCAAAGGCCTGTGCATGGTTTCCTGATAAGAAAGCGATCACGCccttatttctttcttcatcgCTTAATTTTAGAACGGCATTCATTGCTCCACGAAACTTAAAGGCTCCACTCGTTGATAATTTTCACAAGGTATATTTCTGCTCCAAGTCGGTCATTAAGTGTACGTGAAGTGAAGACGGGCGTTTTATTCGCATATCCTTCAAATCTCACTGACTTCTaaaacattattataaGTGGGGACGAGCTTTTTGCCTTACTAAATGGAATcagatatttcaaaatagattcatttttggtattttgaAGTGTCCTCAtaactttttatttaagTTTTTACTGATAAATGAAcatagattttttttgtatgGCACGTCCtatctttttctcatttatCGTACTATTGATCTTGGCTTATGGTAAGAGGCAGAATGTATGGCTTAGTCATTCTTGCGGTATGTGTCATCGGTATCATactaaaatgaaaaacagCTGGGTAATAACTTTATAATTATGAAAATTAGCGTAGAAATCTGATACTACTCACACGCAATACATGTACATAGGAACCATTTACCTCGCAAGGCATGATGATGGAGGcaaaatatcttcaaaagtAATGTTGGAAGTTTACTAGTTCCCTCAAAGTTGATTGAGTGTGAAAGGCCGTTGCTACTCTCACATCCAAATGCCCGCATCCAAAAGCTTGAATCATATTTAGAAAGTATAGATGTGCCAAACATATCGAAAAGTTCGTGAAATTATGGCACGGCACCCAATTCAAAACTGTTTATTACTTGTAGAAACGAAATATTTCAAGTCACTGAGGTGGGTGTAATTGTTTCTGTACATTTAATTAAGTCACGCTCCCGAACACCAGGACCACGACATCTATTTAGATTTCTGTAACCGAACTTAAAAACTAATTTACAAATGTTTAAAAGATCGTTATCTCATATATAGATTTTGGAACAATTTGAtacacaattctattaATGTTACAATTTAAATCTTCATAAATGCATGAATTACCTTGCAGCACTTCCGTTCTTTTAGTTTgaatagaaaaacaaaattaaagGTCTTATTAAGTAAGGGACAATTGATAGACCTGGTATACCATTTAATAACATTTCTGCAGGTTTTGGACTCGGAAGATGTCTTATCACATTGCAGAAATGGTATATCATTATCTGCAACGATATTCTTTACGCGATACGAAATTGATGGCTAATGCACTATGGCAGGCAAGTAGCTTAGGACACAAATCTTGATTACCCGCTCATAATAGCATAAGAGCTTTTCGCCTGGGGAGAACATTACAAGATAACTTTGTATAGACGCAAATTATGAGATCTGTACTTCTTTAACAGATTGTGACACTGGAGcggaaaaaagaaatctagTACCTGCTGTTTCTCGGAGAAATTCAAATAGTTACATACAAATTTTAGAACGCGACACCTgcaccttcttcttcacgAACTCCAATATTGACACTCATCCGCCAGAACTTTTCATAAGATAGCTTATTCGAAAATACGAAAAATCTGTATAGTTCGTTCTCTGTTAAAAAGTGGATGTTCGGAcacactttttttttttgctgtCGTTTTGCGTCTACACAactattttcatcatttttttttctagcAGGAAACTGGACATTTCCGTCTTGATGTTGCTTGGTGTAAGTTATTATGTTCCTTAATTGTTCTTTATGTAATTATGggatatttcttcttttgctgCACCGTTATTCTTTGATCTTTACACTAATCCATGGAAGGGGACCTCTTATTTCTCCAAAAACAAAACGGATTAGCGCGGCGCTCTAACGTATCTTAAAATGTTGCTAGATTTCCTTATTTCTCGGTTACTTCAACAGGTTAAAATGTTTCTTGAGAGATAACATTTACATGGTTAGAACAAGAGgcaatttcttcaagaatgaaaaaaatgctgaATTTCCTTTTAACTATATCAATAAGTTTGAGTTTTCTCAAACTTACAGCACAGCTAATGTTGGTTCAAGGCTACCTACCTCATTGACGAGGATGGAGTTTTGTACTTGACACATACTGCAGTCTTGATTATTCCTATATGTGTCTAATCCGTttactttcatttttcaaaagtatCGTATGTAAATCAACACAAgaatgttatttttttaatgttgCCTGTAGCGGAAAAATGTAGCTGtagaaaaaatggtttACGGGTTCTACAGAAAACTGTGAATACACGTTAAAGCCCTGCGTACCTTAATAAAAGAACTAGACACTATGAAGTTGGCCATTCAAGTAACTAAAACAGTAAAGGCGGGAGATTTATTAgttctttttcctcttcatgTAAACGATGTTGTGGCATGacaaataagaaaactatTGTGGGAGGTTTACCTTCAAAGTAAGTCATCGCAAAAGCATCCAGCGTGGCGGCTGTCATTATGATGTGTGT harbors:
- the COS9 gene encoding Cos9p (similar to Saccharomyces cerevisiae COS3 (YML132W)), with the protein product MRPSPALAGLKVSYLTQLPEVATPNDRYLNCHLIAKMKDTDIEDVKSMGLLSPKHLESQETVLPQDIFRNKFTWYSYEIYKSLAFRIWLLLWLPISVWWKMSKNWAYPFVASIFLFLGLAFLPCSHLLFRKRALSKQLTEFSKIITRNAPGTNADDWKNVAASLNSYLYESKAWNTRHFFFDAWDCQEAFRRNILEPFFLQKDEAARIKSFKESVPYIEEALQTYFAEVDKRWKLFNSEKSWSPADLENAQLPKETHRFKLTWFLKRIFSIFSLKPFLNILVYIYVSREMNLLLHTLYLRLIFIMMVEGFQNLRISLMGMEHKMQFLSTIMNEQKTGANGWDEIAKKMNRYLFEKKVWKNEEFFFDGTDCERFFSGRFYRLLFSKKSMSLVPLNVELWPYIKEAQLARNEQPLV
- the SRY1 gene encoding threo-3-hydroxy-L-aspartate ammonia-lyase SRY1 (similar to Saccharomyces cerevisiae SRY1 (YKL218C)) codes for the protein MNAVLKLSDEERNKGVIAFLSGNHAQAFALSAKLLNVPATIVMPEDASTLKVAATTGYGAHITKYNRYTEDRDKIGRQLAAKHGFALIPPYDHPDVIAGQSASAKKLLEEVGQLDALFVLLGGGGLLSGSTLASRSLSPDCKIFGVEPEAGNDGQQSFRSGSVVHIDTPNTIAGEAQTQHLGEYTFAIIRENVDDILTVTDGKLIECMHFLAERMKLVVGPTACLGHAGAVLKKKELVGEKIGIRLSRGNVDMKKYAALIAEKEGGSII
- the MCH2 gene encoding Mch2p; protein product: MPVLNEDGLNDIDFEDKPQSNDKRNIDTDTSTPIEVPDGGYGWLILLAFVLYNFSTWGANSGYAIYLAHYLENNTFSGGGKLDYATIGGLAFSCGLFFAPVITWLYHIFTIRFIIGLGILFQGAALLLAAFSVTLWEIYLTQGVLIAFGLAFIFIPSVTLIPLWFRKKRSLASGIGTAGSGLGGIVFNLGMQSILEKRGVKWALIAQCIICTSLSTIALMLTRTRSQGSVQHKIQKFDLLDWDVLSNFGVWLLFGFVSFAMLGYVVLLYSLSDFTVSLGYTSRQGSYVSCMVSVGSLIGRPIVGHIADKYGPLTVSVILHFLMAILCWAMWLPCRNLATAIAFGLLVGSIMGTIWPTIASIVARIVGLEKLAAAFGMTWIFIAAFALVAPIIGLELRVVNTNGNDYYRTAIFVGFAYFGASLCQWLLRGFIIARDEIAVRGGYLADQNELHLNVKISHMGICLFRYKQLPRRV